Proteins encoded together in one Nitratidesulfovibrio sp. window:
- a CDS encoding UbiX family flavin prenyltransferase, translating into MKRFVVGISGASGMPLAVTLLRGLRDAARALPGGAQVHLVVSDAARQVLALESDLRAEDLLALADVTHDARDFGAPPSSGSWPHDGMVVCPCSMSTLAAIAHGTGSNLLHRAADVTLKERRPLVLVVRETPVSRVHLRNMLAAAEAGAVIMPPCPGFYARPTCVQDILDHLAGRILDQIGVPNALAARWGEAADRE; encoded by the coding sequence ATGAAACGCTTCGTTGTCGGCATATCCGGCGCCAGCGGCATGCCGCTGGCCGTCACCCTGTTGCGCGGTCTGCGCGATGCCGCGCGCGCCCTGCCCGGCGGCGCGCAGGTGCACCTTGTGGTGTCCGACGCGGCCCGGCAGGTGCTGGCGCTGGAATCGGACCTGCGCGCGGAAGACCTGCTGGCCCTGGCCGACGTGACCCACGACGCGCGCGACTTCGGCGCGCCGCCGTCCAGCGGATCGTGGCCGCACGACGGCATGGTGGTCTGCCCCTGCTCCATGAGCACGCTGGCCGCCATCGCCCACGGCACCGGCAGCAACCTGCTGCACCGCGCCGCCGACGTCACCCTGAAGGAGCGCCGCCCGCTGGTGCTGGTGGTGCGCGAAACGCCCGTGAGCCGGGTACACCTGCGCAACATGCTGGCCGCCGCCGAGGCGGGCGCGGTGATCATGCCGCCCTGCCCCGGCTTTTACGCGCGGCCCACCTGCGTGCAGGATATCCTGGACCACCTTGCCGGGCGCATTCTGGACCAGATCGGCGTGCCCAACGCCCTTGCCGCCCGCTGGGGCGAGGCCGCCGACAGGGAATAG
- a CDS encoding metal-dependent hydrolase has translation MQYSLTWHGHANFQISCDGANGLANVLVDPFFEGNPSASTPWSDIAPPDLVLVTHDHGDHVGQAVQICNTTGALLGCIVGTAQRLLEEGLRPGLLLNSIGFNIGGTVTHKGVSVTMTQAFHSSESGAPVGYIVTMPGGFTFYHAGDTGIFASMELWGRLHSIDLAMLPIGGTFTMDARQAAMASAMLRTRSVVPMHWGTFPVLEQNTERFREQLRNHAPDCRLFDMKPGDTIMLDMGEDGRGCAYC, from the coding sequence ATGCAGTACAGCCTCACATGGCACGGCCACGCCAATTTCCAGATTTCCTGCGACGGGGCCAACGGGCTGGCCAACGTGCTGGTAGACCCGTTCTTCGAGGGCAACCCCTCGGCGTCCACCCCGTGGAGCGACATCGCCCCGCCGGACCTCGTGCTGGTCACCCACGACCACGGCGACCACGTGGGCCAGGCGGTGCAGATATGCAACACCACGGGTGCGCTGCTGGGGTGCATCGTGGGCACGGCCCAGCGCCTGCTTGAAGAAGGGCTGCGCCCCGGCCTGCTGCTGAACTCCATCGGCTTCAACATTGGCGGCACGGTGACGCACAAGGGCGTCAGCGTCACCATGACCCAGGCCTTCCACTCGTCGGAATCGGGCGCGCCCGTGGGGTACATCGTGACCATGCCGGGCGGGTTCACCTTCTACCACGCCGGGGACACGGGCATCTTCGCGTCGATGGAGCTGTGGGGACGGCTGCATTCCATCGACCTTGCCATGCTGCCCATCGGCGGCACCTTCACCATGGACGCGCGGCAGGCGGCCATGGCCAGCGCCATGCTGCGCACCCGCTCGGTGGTGCCCATGCACTGGGGCACCTTTCCGGTGCTGGAACAGAACACCGAGCGCTTCCGCGAGCAGTTGCGCAACCATGCCCCGGACTGTCGGCTGTTCGACATGAAACCCGGCGACACCATCATGCTCGACATGGGCGAGGATGGCCGGGGCTGCGCCTACTGTTAG
- a CDS encoding glycosyltransferase family 2 protein, producing the protein MGCSHYTAICAIVKDEQLALPEFVAYHHSIGFEKFIFYDNESAIPVRETLKEYVARGIVDVYRVVGKSMQMPCYTQCIKDYRDKVRWIAFIDADEFLILKRHADVRLLLFEYEAHAGLAVHWVTHGSSGHLGRPGGLVLDEYPEYFTDNVPDNLHVKSIVQPARTERARDPHQFLFTPGHGCVDEHGTPVTSAFAPFTADIVQLNHYLFKSQQDYEAKMRRGRADNHEFSDLRKLEGFWRQATRPTAAWRPLSHQRSLRLRRAVATGQPYRDDPHLDVDTACADEARLYATVQGHLAHGRPHAALLHAVLYRNTHGYCWSAGWLTMLAWLALRRKDMALAEADSLLRHEPSVRSHYQRFYVLDKLGEREKALHAGRYLRFACEILKQTASPEYAELRRIDARRGLGIW; encoded by the coding sequence ATGGGATGCAGCCACTACACGGCCATTTGCGCCATCGTGAAGGACGAGCAGCTCGCCTTGCCGGAATTCGTGGCCTATCACCATTCCATCGGCTTCGAAAAATTCATCTTCTACGACAACGAAAGCGCCATCCCCGTACGCGAGACCCTGAAGGAATACGTGGCGCGCGGCATCGTGGACGTCTACCGCGTGGTGGGCAAGAGCATGCAGATGCCCTGCTACACCCAGTGCATCAAGGACTACCGCGACAAAGTGCGCTGGATCGCCTTCATCGACGCGGACGAATTCCTGATCCTCAAGCGGCACGCCGACGTGCGCCTGCTGCTGTTCGAGTACGAGGCCCACGCGGGCTTGGCCGTGCACTGGGTCACCCACGGCTCGTCCGGGCACCTGGGCAGGCCCGGCGGGCTGGTGCTGGACGAGTACCCGGAATATTTCACCGACAACGTACCCGACAACCTGCACGTGAAAAGCATCGTGCAGCCCGCCCGCACCGAACGCGCGCGCGACCCGCACCAGTTCCTCTTCACCCCCGGCCACGGCTGCGTGGACGAGCACGGCACCCCGGTAACCAGCGCCTTTGCCCCCTTCACGGCGGACATCGTGCAGCTGAACCACTACCTGTTCAAGTCGCAGCAGGATTACGAGGCCAAGATGCGCCGGGGCCGCGCCGACAACCACGAATTCAGCGACCTGCGCAAGCTGGAGGGGTTCTGGCGCCAGGCAACCCGCCCCACGGCCGCGTGGCGCCCCCTGTCGCACCAGCGCTCGCTGCGGCTGCGGCGGGCCGTGGCCACCGGCCAGCCCTACCGTGACGACCCGCACCTGGACGTGGACACCGCCTGCGCCGACGAGGCCCGACTGTACGCCACGGTGCAAGGCCACCTGGCCCACGGGCGGCCCCACGCGGCCCTGCTGCATGCCGTGCTGTACCGCAACACCCACGGCTACTGCTGGAGCGCGGGCTGGCTGACCATGCTGGCCTGGCTGGCCCTGCGCCGCAAGGACATGGCCCTGGCCGAGGCCGACAGCCTGCTGCGGCACGAACCCTCGGTCCGGTCACACTACCAGCGCTTCTACGTGCTGGACAAATTGGGCGAGCGCGAAAAGGCCCTGCACGCGGGGCGGTACCTCCGCTTTGCCTGCGAAATCCTGAAGCAGACCGCCAGCCCGGAATACGCGGAGTTGCGCAGGATCGACGCCAGGCGCGGCTTGGGCATCTGGTAG
- a CDS encoding MFS transporter, with amino-acid sequence MPASISAATPAAPSPAPSANSRGATAPRGLVSEPEGHPDRVPGRDHDHELSGALVLLMAAAAGLCVASIYYNQPMLGILARAFNAGQGEISIIPILTQAGYAAGLLLLTPLGDRLERRGLIVWSVAALAVALVLSGFAQGLWTLAAASLAVGALATVAQQIIPMAAQLAPDNQKGRVVGLVMAGLLSGILLSRTVSGLVSEYASWRLLFWMAGGMCAVLAAVLAGRLPVVRPATAISYPRLLLSLLQLFRAHGLLRRSGLVQGLLFSGFVSFWASLAFFLEQPPFRMGSSVAGALGVIGIVGVMAAPLAGRLADKWSGQGGNRRIIVLGAAAVAASFALFWTGRTSMAVLVAGIILMDAGLQVAMVANQARVYALDAGARSRLNTVYMTMMFLGGALGTAIGAQAYAHFGWAGVCGFGAVSSLLGFACEYLGGRA; translated from the coding sequence ATGCCCGCCAGCATTTCCGCCGCAACGCCCGCCGCGCCATCCCCTGCCCCGTCCGCCAACTCCCGGGGCGCCACCGCGCCGCGCGGCCTTGTCTCCGAACCGGAGGGCCACCCGGACCGGGTGCCCGGGCGCGACCACGACCATGAACTGAGCGGGGCGCTGGTCCTGCTCATGGCAGCGGCGGCTGGCCTGTGCGTGGCCAGCATCTATTACAACCAGCCCATGCTGGGCATTCTGGCCCGCGCCTTCAATGCCGGGCAGGGCGAGATATCGATCATCCCCATCCTGACCCAGGCGGGCTATGCCGCCGGGCTGTTGCTGCTCACCCCGCTGGGCGACCGGCTGGAGCGGCGCGGGCTTATCGTGTGGAGTGTGGCCGCCCTGGCCGTGGCACTGGTACTGTCCGGCTTCGCGCAGGGGCTGTGGACGCTGGCCGCCGCCAGCCTGGCCGTGGGCGCCCTGGCCACCGTGGCCCAGCAGATCATCCCCATGGCCGCGCAACTGGCACCGGACAACCAGAAAGGCCGCGTGGTGGGCCTGGTCATGGCGGGGCTGCTGTCCGGCATCCTGCTGTCGCGCACGGTCAGCGGGCTGGTTTCGGAATACGCCAGCTGGCGCCTGCTGTTCTGGATGGCGGGCGGCATGTGCGCGGTACTGGCGGCGGTGCTGGCCGGGCGCCTGCCCGTGGTCCGGCCCGCCACGGCCATCAGCTATCCCCGGCTGCTGCTTTCGCTGTTGCAACTGTTCCGCGCGCACGGCCTGCTGCGGCGCTCCGGGCTGGTACAGGGGCTGCTGTTTTCCGGTTTCGTGTCGTTCTGGGCCAGCCTGGCCTTCTTTCTGGAGCAACCCCCGTTCCGCATGGGCAGTTCCGTGGCCGGGGCGCTGGGGGTCATCGGCATCGTCGGGGTCATGGCCGCCCCCCTGGCCGGGCGGCTGGCCGACAAGTGGAGCGGGCAGGGTGGCAACCGGCGCATCATCGTGCTGGGCGCCGCCGCCGTGGCCGCCTCGTTCGCGCTGTTCTGGACGGGGCGCACGTCCATGGCCGTGCTGGTGGCGGGCATCATCCTGATGGACGCGGGCTTGCAGGTGGCCATGGTCGCCAACCAGGCCCGGGTCTACGCGCTGGACGCCGGGGCGCGCAGCCGCCTGAACACCGTGTACATGACCATGATGTTCCTTGGCGGGGCGCTGGGCACCGCCATTGGCGCGCAGGCTTACGCGCACTTCGGCTGGGCCGGGGTATGCGGCTTTGGCGCGGTCAGTTCGCTGCTGGGATTCGCCTGCGAATACCTTGGCGGCAGGGCGTAG
- a CDS encoding radical SAM protein encodes MHILLLSMPTPHNPSRVQIVPPMSLLCIGGMLRKAGHTSEILNMDLLGKAGAVTDAQKVEQVCARLAAGGYDAVGLNCLVSSQFPFARKLAEAIRDRAAHLPILLGGMHPTLFAREILTNCTAFDYVILGEGEQQTESLLRVLGKPDDAALATIRGIAWRDGAGRVHVNERMSPLSSADMPMPAWDMLRLDDYRADYSKWYNPKGNAITMVAPLYTSRSCPLSCTFCSAFHMMGRGLRLRAMDSIFEEMEFLYHEHGVTYFSIFDDNFTLHKQHAMAFCKELKKRNLNIQFDSSSGFNLGALDEQMMEAMAEAGCVHFPMPIESGNDNIRQRVIRKNLTRKKIYEIAKLAKKYDMLTTGMFIIGFPEDTPETLEDTRRMILELELDKYHVYTLIPFPGTKIFEQAMRDQLFLEDVPLDSLWEGAFNFEKPREDFALRPYACSLDTLRKYKEEFGRYWFFSDRVKALQQRASD; translated from the coding sequence ATGCATATCCTGCTCCTTTCCATGCCGACACCGCACAACCCCAGCAGGGTCCAGATCGTGCCGCCAATGTCGTTGCTGTGCATCGGGGGGATGTTGCGCAAGGCAGGGCATACTTCCGAAATCCTGAACATGGATCTGCTCGGCAAGGCGGGGGCGGTGACCGATGCCCAGAAGGTGGAACAGGTGTGCGCGCGGTTGGCCGCTGGCGGCTATGATGCCGTTGGGCTCAACTGTCTGGTGTCTTCGCAGTTTCCGTTTGCCCGCAAGCTTGCGGAGGCCATTCGCGACCGGGCCGCGCATTTGCCGATACTGCTTGGGGGGATGCACCCCACCCTTTTTGCGCGGGAAATACTGACCAACTGCACGGCATTCGATTATGTGATCCTGGGGGAAGGGGAACAGCAGACGGAAAGCCTGTTGCGCGTCCTCGGCAAGCCCGACGACGCGGCCCTTGCCACCATCCGGGGGATTGCCTGGCGGGACGGCGCGGGCCGGGTGCACGTGAACGAACGCATGTCCCCGCTGAGTTCCGCCGACATGCCCATGCCCGCCTGGGACATGCTGCGGCTGGACGACTACCGCGCCGACTATTCAAAATGGTACAACCCGAAGGGCAACGCCATAACCATGGTCGCGCCCTTGTACACCAGTCGTTCATGCCCGCTGAGCTGCACGTTCTGTTCCGCGTTCCACATGATGGGGCGGGGGTTGCGCCTGCGCGCCATGGACAGCATCTTCGAGGAGATGGAGTTTCTGTACCATGAGCATGGCGTGACGTACTTTTCCATTTTCGACGACAATTTCACGCTGCACAAGCAACATGCCATGGCGTTCTGCAAGGAGCTGAAGAAGCGGAACCTGAACATTCAGTTCGATTCCTCGTCCGGATTCAATCTGGGTGCGCTGGACGAGCAGATGATGGAGGCCATGGCGGAGGCGGGGTGCGTGCACTTTCCCATGCCCATAGAAAGCGGCAACGACAACATTCGCCAGCGGGTGATTCGCAAGAACCTGACGCGAAAGAAAATTTACGAAATCGCAAAGCTTGCGAAAAAATACGACATGCTGACCACGGGGATGTTCATCATCGGCTTTCCGGAGGATACCCCGGAAACGCTTGAGGACACCCGGCGCATGATTCTGGAACTGGAACTGGACAAGTACCACGTCTATACGCTGATTCCCTTCCCCGGCACGAAGATATTCGAGCAGGCCATGCGGGATCAACTGTTCCTGGAGGATGTGCCGCTGGACTCGCTGTGGGAAGGGGCTTTCAATTTCGAGAAGCCTCGCGAGGATTTCGCCCTGCGCCCCTATGCCTGTTCGTTGGACACGTTGCGCAAGTACAAGGAAGAGTTCGGGCGGTACTGGTTCTTCAGCGACAGGGTGAAGGCCCTGCAACAGCGCGCGTCGGACTAG
- a CDS encoding lactate permease LctP family transporter, protein MNWVQNYDPLSNILLSALVAAVPLYVLFYMLAVRRAKGHFAAALGTTAAVLLAILVWGMPVGLAVNATLYGAAYGLFPIVWIVITAVWIYNMTVESGEFEIIKDSLARLTDDRRLQAIFIAFAFGSFIEGTAGFGTPVAITAAMLVGLGFNPLYAAGICLIANTAPVAFGAIGIPVIVAGQVSGLDTMHISQIVGRQLPFLSIIVPLWLCVTMCGFKRSLEVLPAVIVAGVCFAGSQYAFSNFHGPTLPDIMSAIITIIGLVLLLRVWKPATTWHFPDETPSSLTGPSPYSFGEILRAWTPYIILAVMVFFWGLPEIKPYLDGALGAGFTPLAAKGFAWPGLHNAIEKTMPIVAANAPYGAMYKLNIISAAGTAILFTGLAAVPMMPKYGYGQAIACLFRTMHQLRFPILTIGMILGLAQIMNYSGMSSTMGLAFTKTGWLFPFFSPLLGWLGVFLTGSDTSSNALFSGLQRTTATSVGMDPHLAVAANSSGGVTGKMISPQSISVATAATKMVGQEGQLFRFTLWHSVAMTGFICVLTMLQAYPLKWMLP, encoded by the coding sequence ATGAACTGGGTGCAGAACTACGATCCGCTCTCGAACATTCTTTTGTCGGCACTGGTCGCAGCCGTGCCGCTGTACGTTCTCTTCTACATGCTGGCCGTGCGCCGCGCGAAGGGTCACTTCGCCGCCGCCCTCGGCACCACCGCAGCCGTGCTGCTCGCCATCCTGGTGTGGGGCATGCCCGTCGGCCTGGCCGTCAATGCAACCCTGTACGGTGCAGCGTACGGGTTGTTCCCCATCGTCTGGATCGTCATCACGGCGGTGTGGATCTACAACATGACCGTTGAGTCCGGCGAATTCGAAATCATCAAGGATTCGCTGGCACGCCTTACCGACGACCGCCGCCTTCAGGCCATCTTCATCGCCTTCGCGTTCGGTTCGTTCATCGAAGGCACCGCCGGCTTCGGCACCCCGGTGGCCATCACCGCCGCCATGCTGGTGGGCCTGGGCTTCAACCCGCTGTACGCCGCAGGCATCTGCCTTATCGCCAACACCGCCCCGGTGGCCTTCGGCGCCATCGGTATTCCGGTCATCGTGGCCGGTCAGGTGTCCGGCCTCGACACCATGCACATCAGCCAGATCGTGGGCCGTCAGCTGCCCTTCCTGTCGATCATCGTGCCCCTGTGGCTGTGCGTGACCATGTGCGGCTTCAAGCGTTCGCTCGAAGTGCTGCCCGCCGTCATCGTGGCCGGCGTGTGCTTCGCCGGTTCGCAGTACGCCTTCTCGAACTTCCACGGCCCGACCCTGCCCGACATCATGTCGGCCATCATCACCATCATCGGCCTCGTGCTGCTGCTGCGCGTGTGGAAGCCCGCCACCACCTGGCACTTCCCCGACGAAACCCCTTCGTCCCTCACCGGCCCCTCGCCCTACTCCTTCGGCGAAATCCTGCGCGCCTGGACGCCTTACATCATCCTGGCCGTCATGGTGTTCTTCTGGGGTCTGCCGGAAATCAAGCCCTACCTCGACGGTGCCCTGGGCGCCGGTTTCACCCCGCTGGCCGCCAAGGGCTTTGCCTGGCCCGGCCTGCATAACGCCATCGAAAAGACCATGCCCATCGTGGCCGCCAATGCCCCGTACGGCGCCATGTACAAGCTGAACATCATCTCCGCCGCCGGTACCGCGATCCTGTTCACCGGCCTTGCCGCGGTGCCCATGATGCCCAAGTACGGCTACGGCCAGGCCATTGCCTGCCTGTTCCGCACCATGCATCAGCTGCGCTTCCCCATCCTGACCATCGGCATGATCCTGGGCCTTGCCCAGATCATGAACTACTCCGGCATGAGCTCGACCATGGGCCTCGCCTTCACCAAGACCGGCTGGCTGTTCCCGTTCTTCTCGCCGCTGCTGGGCTGGCTGGGCGTGTTCCTGACCGGTTCGGACACCTCGTCCAACGCGCTGTTCAGCGGTTTGCAGCGCACCACCGCCACCAGCGTGGGCATGGATCCGCACCTGGCCGTTGCCGCCAACTCTTCGGGTGGCGTCACCGGCAAGATGATCTCGCCCCAGTCCATCTCGGTCGCCACTGCGGCCACCAAGATGGTGGGCCAGGAAGGCCAGCTGTTCCGCTTCACCCTGTGGCACTCCGTTGCCATGACCGGGTTCATCTGCGTGCTGACCATGCTGCAGGCCTACCCGCTGAAGTGGATGCTGCCGTAG
- a CDS encoding TetR/AcrR family transcriptional regulator: MDAPAPKKRPRGRPRCDASRTQILEATNALLEEVGYARLTMEGIAARAGVSKATLYRWWPGKGAVAMEAFMHATNPRIDFPHTDSAVADVTAQMHLLAAVYRGVTGRLVRELIGLGQGDPQTLAAFVESYLLPRRAAAKDVLRRGIARGELRPDLDLDLLVDALYAPIFHRLLLQHGPLDDAFIRAVAATAFASVVLPR, translated from the coding sequence ATGGACGCACCCGCCCCGAAAAAACGCCCCCGTGGCCGCCCCCGTTGCGATGCCTCGCGCACGCAGATCCTGGAGGCCACCAACGCCCTGCTCGAAGAGGTCGGCTACGCCCGCCTGACCATGGAGGGCATTGCCGCGCGCGCCGGGGTAAGCAAGGCCACGCTGTACCGCTGGTGGCCCGGCAAGGGGGCCGTGGCCATGGAGGCGTTCATGCACGCCACCAATCCGCGCATCGACTTTCCGCACACCGATTCCGCCGTGGCCGACGTGACCGCCCAGATGCACCTGCTGGCCGCCGTCTATCGCGGCGTTACCGGGCGGCTGGTGCGCGAACTCATCGGGCTTGGCCAGGGCGACCCGCAAACCCTGGCCGCTTTTGTGGAAAGCTATCTGCTGCCGCGCCGCGCGGCGGCCAAGGACGTGCTGCGGCGCGGCATCGCCCGGGGCGAACTGCGCCCGGACCTCGACCTCGACCTGCTGGTGGATGCGCTGTACGCCCCCATCTTCCACCGGTTGCTGCTTCAGCACGGGCCGCTGGACGATGCGTTCATCCGCGCCGTGGCCGCCACGGCGTTCGCCTCCGTGGTGCTGCCCCGCTAA
- a CDS encoding methyl-accepting chemotaxis protein → MRSIKLTLLVGLCLAVIVPFLVIYSIIHSRVSDQAVAAFSTATRNEITQVDRAMGFLLDDARRNADMIAASPLNALIDERVTSYLGPEEKPRTPAPDDAYGQQMSPLLQWIKTSHPSYDSVYIGTRWGGNVLSNVQGTRKSYDPRTRVWWQVALKDTSQAQVTAAYKGTTGDAMISVAKAYVRGGEAVAVAAIDLTLNELSDAMATIRLGKSGYVLLVQGDGTVIANPRDKAMNFKNIADAGDPAFKTLFDLGSGSAQVTIGGTECLAEVFTSPRLGWRFIGIIDRAEVLAGVNDLLFQIGMVMAVSVVVILAALGLFMDRLVVRGLLRVTTFLRGISEGNYAARIGIARRDEIGQIYTALDDMAATLEGNIAEITRKTEEAERRARDAQEASGRAEAACAMAEVAQREGMQAAALRLEDVVAHVTAASAEIARQTEEIRHGAGVQGQRIAETATAMEEMNTTVLEVARNAGKAATESTAAKDKAQDGERTVQRSMEAMRATRDRTMGLKANMDNLGRQAESIGTIMTVIEDIADQTNLLALNAAIEAARAGDAGRGFAVVADEVRKLAEKTMGATKQVGDSIRAIQAEARQNMQAVEGAVQDMERVVELTGASGQVLDEIVRGVETSADQIRGIATAAEQQSATSDEINRSIDEINRITADTVHGVSRTSDAVRDLSEQMALIGGIIRELKGGK, encoded by the coding sequence ATGCGCTCCATCAAGCTCACCCTGCTCGTAGGCCTTTGCCTGGCCGTCATCGTTCCCTTCCTGGTCATCTATTCGATCATCCACTCACGGGTAAGCGACCAGGCCGTGGCCGCCTTCTCCACCGCCACCCGCAACGAAATCACGCAGGTGGACCGGGCCATGGGCTTTCTGCTGGACGACGCCCGGCGCAACGCGGACATGATAGCCGCGAGCCCCCTGAACGCCCTCATCGACGAACGGGTGACCAGCTACCTCGGCCCCGAGGAAAAGCCCCGCACCCCCGCCCCGGACGATGCCTACGGCCAGCAGATGAGCCCGCTGTTGCAGTGGATCAAGACCAGCCACCCCAGCTACGACAGCGTGTACATAGGCACCCGCTGGGGCGGCAACGTGCTCAGCAACGTGCAGGGCACCCGCAAGAGCTACGACCCGCGCACCCGGGTGTGGTGGCAGGTGGCGCTGAAGGACACCTCGCAGGCGCAGGTCACCGCCGCCTACAAGGGCACCACCGGCGACGCCATGATCAGCGTGGCCAAGGCGTACGTGCGCGGGGGCGAGGCCGTGGCCGTGGCCGCCATAGACCTGACCCTGAACGAACTGTCCGACGCCATGGCCACCATCCGGCTGGGCAAGAGCGGCTACGTGCTGCTGGTGCAGGGCGATGGCACCGTCATCGCCAACCCGCGCGACAAGGCCATGAACTTCAAGAACATCGCCGACGCGGGCGACCCGGCCTTCAAGACCCTGTTCGACCTCGGCTCCGGTTCGGCCCAGGTCACCATCGGCGGCACCGAGTGCCTGGCCGAGGTGTTCACCTCGCCCAGGCTGGGCTGGCGGTTCATCGGCATCATCGACAGGGCCGAGGTGCTGGCGGGTGTCAACGACCTGCTGTTCCAGATCGGCATGGTCATGGCCGTCTCCGTGGTGGTGATCCTGGCGGCGCTGGGCCTGTTCATGGACCGGCTGGTGGTGCGCGGCCTGCTGCGGGTCACCACGTTCCTGCGGGGCATCTCGGAAGGCAACTACGCCGCGCGCATCGGCATTGCCCGCCGCGACGAGATCGGCCAGATCTACACCGCACTGGACGACATGGCCGCCACGCTGGAAGGCAACATCGCCGAAATCACCCGCAAGACCGAGGAAGCCGAACGCCGGGCCCGTGACGCGCAGGAGGCGTCCGGCCGGGCCGAGGCCGCCTGCGCCATGGCCGAAGTGGCCCAGCGCGAGGGCATGCAGGCCGCCGCGCTGCGGCTGGAGGACGTGGTGGCCCACGTCACCGCCGCCTCTGCCGAAATAGCCCGCCAGACCGAAGAAATCCGCCACGGGGCCGGGGTGCAGGGCCAGCGCATTGCCGAAACGGCCACCGCCATGGAAGAAATGAACACCACCGTGCTTGAGGTGGCTCGCAACGCGGGCAAGGCCGCCACCGAAAGCACCGCCGCCAAGGACAAGGCCCAGGACGGCGAGCGCACCGTGCAGCGCTCCATGGAGGCCATGCGGGCCACCCGCGACCGCACCATGGGGCTGAAGGCCAACATGGACAACCTGGGCCGCCAGGCCGAGTCCATCGGCACCATCATGACCGTCATCGAGGACATCGCCGACCAGACCAACCTGCTGGCGCTGAACGCGGCCATCGAGGCGGCGCGGGCCGGTGATGCCGGGCGCGGCTTTGCCGTGGTGGCCGACGAGGTGCGCAAGCTGGCCGAAAAGACCATGGGCGCCACCAAGCAGGTGGGCGATTCCATCCGGGCCATCCAGGCAGAGGCACGCCAGAACATGCAGGCCGTGGAAGGCGCGGTGCAGGACATGGAGCGGGTGGTGGAACTGACCGGGGCCTCCGGCCAGGTGCTGGACGAAATCGTGCGCGGGGTGGAAACCTCCGCCGACCAGATCCGGGGCATAGCCACCGCCGCCGAGCAGCAGTCCGCCACCAGTGACGAGATCAACCGGTCCATCGACGAAATCAACCGCATCACCGCAGACACCGTGCACGGGGTGTCCCGCACGTCCGACGCGGTGCGCGACCTGTCGGAGCAGATGGCCCTGATCGGGGGCATCATCAGGGAACTGAAGGGCGGAAAGTAG